A region from the Streptomyces lydicus genome encodes:
- a CDS encoding DegT/DnrJ/EryC1/StrS family aminotransferase yields the protein MTAPARPDAGRNASPFLYGQEAEAVARVLESGQYGHTDVTEEFERRIAGLLGVPDAVAVASGTAALHTALLAAGVGPGDEVIVPSLTFCATVQAILAVGAAPRFVDIDPATLCVTDQLVMEAVDDTTAAVIPVLFGGRAVDLTHQEELTERGIAVIEDAAHAFGSRSGTRRVGTTGAMTCFSFGPIKNLTCGQGGMVIPRTPEEADRIRMMRLLGVARPQGERANSTTYRVGSFGLRYQLSGINAAIGLAQLDHFDTTEHTRRRLWRTYRDALAPLRGVTLVDVDVDHTVPHLCQVHVPHRDDVFVELRARNIGVAVHYPPNHLQPAFAAWRCSLPATEDCGEEILSLPFHQHLTEADVDHVVTTLGQALKSAGGS from the coding sequence ATGACCGCACCCGCAAGGCCGGACGCCGGACGCAACGCCAGCCCGTTCCTGTACGGGCAAGAGGCCGAGGCGGTCGCCCGGGTACTGGAGTCGGGACAGTACGGACACACCGACGTCACCGAGGAGTTCGAGCGTAGGATCGCCGGCTTACTCGGCGTACCCGACGCCGTGGCCGTTGCCTCTGGCACCGCTGCCCTCCACACCGCCCTGCTCGCCGCCGGGGTAGGTCCTGGTGACGAGGTCATCGTGCCGTCCCTGACGTTCTGTGCGACCGTGCAGGCGATCCTCGCCGTCGGCGCCGCCCCGCGCTTCGTCGACATCGACCCCGCCACACTGTGCGTGACCGATCAACTCGTCATGGAGGCGGTCGACGACACCACGGCCGCCGTCATTCCGGTCCTGTTCGGGGGCAGGGCAGTCGATCTCACCCACCAAGAGGAGCTGACCGAGCGCGGGATCGCCGTCATCGAGGACGCAGCGCACGCCTTCGGTTCTCGCAGCGGCACTCGACGCGTGGGCACGACCGGGGCCATGACCTGCTTCTCGTTCGGTCCGATCAAGAACCTCACCTGCGGCCAGGGCGGCATGGTCATCCCTCGCACGCCGGAGGAAGCCGACAGGATCCGCATGATGCGGCTCCTCGGTGTTGCCCGGCCTCAAGGCGAGCGTGCGAACTCGACCACCTACCGCGTGGGCTCCTTCGGCTTGCGCTACCAGCTCTCGGGCATCAACGCCGCCATTGGCTTGGCCCAGCTCGATCACTTCGACACGACCGAGCACACCCGCCGCCGTCTGTGGCGCACCTATCGGGACGCCCTCGCCCCACTGCGCGGCGTGACCCTCGTCGACGTTGATGTCGACCACACGGTGCCGCACCTGTGCCAGGTCCATGTCCCGCATCGAGATGACGTGTTCGTCGAGCTGCGGGCCCGGAATATCGGGGTGGCTGTCCACTACCCGCCCAACCACCTGCAGCCCGCCTTCGCCGCATGGCGGTGTTCCCTGCCGGCCACCGAGGACTGCGGCGAGGAGATCCTGAGCCTGCCCTTCCATCAGCACCTCACCGAGGCGGACGTCGACCACGTGGTGACCACCCTCGGACAGGCCCTCAAGTCAGCGGGAGGATCCTGA
- a CDS encoding ATP-grasp domain-containing protein — MPTDQLAPRRILVTGVGAHPGLGLTRSLMRLGHKVIAADASSLAPGLLLPEVVPQVIPRADDPGYAGTMTGLCRDLAVDAVVAGIENDVPPLVDMAPQLEAHGVHLWLPDAESVRACIDKAAFHQVLTKHGIATPRTWRPEAIDRIPAGTELVVKPRRGHGAQSVHFVDRLEQARVLCELVPEPMVQERVHGSEFTADCLVDRTGRASVILRRRDLVKAGLAAVSTTFDDPTVRDLVVKTLDAIRARGLCCVQGFISDDGAVTITELNVRVAGGFLLAEAAGAELVSQMVNGLFGLPVDHDRLTYRPGVFLTNYVETLVVGDIAELDFTAAERGEPS; from the coding sequence GTGCCCACTGACCAGCTCGCCCCGCGCAGAATCCTCGTCACCGGTGTCGGTGCCCACCCGGGCCTCGGGCTGACCCGGAGCCTCATGCGCCTGGGCCACAAGGTCATCGCCGCCGACGCCAGCTCTCTCGCCCCCGGATTACTGCTCCCCGAAGTCGTTCCCCAGGTAATCCCCCGCGCTGACGACCCCGGCTACGCCGGCACCATGACCGGGCTGTGCCGGGACTTGGCGGTGGACGCGGTGGTGGCCGGCATTGAGAACGACGTTCCACCGCTGGTGGACATGGCGCCCCAGCTGGAAGCCCACGGCGTCCACCTGTGGCTCCCAGATGCCGAGTCGGTGCGGGCATGCATCGACAAGGCCGCCTTTCACCAGGTGCTGACCAAGCACGGCATCGCGACCCCCCGCACCTGGCGCCCCGAGGCGATCGACCGGATCCCTGCCGGAACGGAGTTGGTGGTCAAGCCTCGGCGCGGCCACGGAGCGCAGAGCGTCCACTTCGTCGACAGGCTGGAACAGGCTCGTGTCCTGTGCGAACTCGTCCCGGAACCCATGGTGCAGGAGCGGGTCCACGGCAGCGAGTTCACAGCGGACTGCCTGGTGGACCGCACCGGACGCGCCTCGGTGATCCTGCGCCGCCGGGATCTGGTGAAGGCCGGCCTCGCCGCGGTCTCCACCACATTCGATGACCCCACCGTCCGCGATCTCGTCGTGAAGACGCTGGATGCGATCCGCGCCCGCGGGCTCTGCTGTGTGCAGGGGTTCATCTCCGACGACGGTGCGGTCACGATCACCGAGCTGAACGTCCGGGTCGCAGGTGGCTTCCTTCTGGCCGAAGCCGCAGGTGCGGAACTCGTCAGCCAGATGGTGAACGGTTTGTTCGGTCTTCCGGTCGACCACGACCGCCTCACGTACCGGCCCGGCGTGTTCCTGACGAACTACGTCGAGACCCTGGTCGTCGGCGATATCGCCGAACTCGATTTCACGGCCGCTGAGAGGGGAGAACCGTCATGA
- the rfbB gene encoding dTDP-glucose 4,6-dehydratase, whose product MDKVLVTGGAGFIGSHFVKRILRSDDVKEVTVLDALTYAGHIENLGEAFLSPELTFVHGNVLDTQLVNELVSRHTAIVHFAAESHVDRSFFAAGAFLTTNVLGTHTLADAAKTHGIERFVHVSTDEVYGPLPEGSATENDPVSPTVPYAASKTASDLVALSYHHTYDVPVCVTRSSNNYGPYQHPEKIIPLFVTRLLQGEKVTLHDRGQHMRNWLHVEDNCAGIELVLRGGVPGEVYNIGGGTDLTNRELTAELLGLCGADWDSVTYVPDRRANDIRYSMVWTKIADQLGYKPSRPFKDGLSQTVDWYRDNPGRWAPLLRNPHAARAMVALGPGKEESRAH is encoded by the coding sequence ATGGACAAAGTGCTTGTCACAGGCGGGGCCGGGTTCATCGGCTCGCACTTCGTCAAGCGCATCTTGCGGTCCGACGACGTTAAAGAGGTCACCGTTCTCGACGCTCTCACGTACGCCGGCCACATCGAAAACCTCGGCGAGGCATTCCTCAGCCCGGAGCTGACGTTCGTACACGGCAACGTCCTCGACACCCAGTTGGTGAACGAACTCGTGTCGCGGCACACGGCTATCGTGCATTTCGCCGCGGAGTCCCACGTCGACCGGTCCTTCTTCGCCGCCGGCGCCTTCCTGACCACGAACGTACTCGGCACCCATACCCTCGCGGACGCCGCTAAGACACACGGCATCGAGCGCTTCGTCCACGTCTCGACGGATGAGGTGTACGGGCCCCTGCCCGAAGGCTCCGCCACGGAGAACGACCCGGTCAGCCCCACCGTCCCCTACGCGGCGTCGAAGACCGCCAGTGACCTTGTAGCCCTGAGCTACCACCACACCTACGACGTCCCGGTGTGTGTCACCCGCAGCAGCAACAACTACGGCCCGTACCAGCATCCGGAAAAGATCATCCCCCTGTTCGTCACCCGGCTTCTGCAGGGCGAGAAGGTGACCCTGCACGACCGGGGCCAACACATGCGGAACTGGCTGCACGTCGAAGACAACTGCGCCGGGATCGAACTGGTCCTGCGCGGCGGTGTCCCCGGCGAGGTCTACAACATCGGCGGGGGGACGGACCTGACCAACCGGGAGCTGACAGCCGAACTCCTGGGCCTGTGCGGCGCCGATTGGGACTCGGTCACCTACGTACCGGACCGGCGCGCGAACGACATCCGGTACTCAATGGTGTGGACGAAGATCGCCGATCAGCTTGGTTACAAGCCGTCCCGCCCGTTCAAGGACGGGCTCTCCCAGACCGTCGACTGGTATCGCGACAACCCCGGCCGGTGGGCCCCGCTGCTGCGCAACCCGCACGCCGCCCGTGCCATGGTCGCGCTCGGCCCCGGCAAGGAGGAATCCCGTGCCCACTGA
- a CDS encoding low molecular weight phosphotyrosine protein phosphatase produces the protein MRKLLTVCLGNHCRSPFAQTALARRGGAAVTLRSAGLIGKWQDQPAHPSMTNAARRLGFDLTAHRAQQITLDMLDWADEVLAMDAAVLETLRAISGEHNAHKLGLYLRDRDVPDPMGQGEAVFNDCAVLIEAGTALHTGGHRR, from the coding sequence ATGCGCAAGCTGCTGACCGTGTGCCTGGGGAACCACTGCCGCTCCCCGTTCGCCCAGACTGCACTCGCCCGCAGGGGCGGCGCGGCCGTCACACTCCGATCAGCTGGGCTGATCGGCAAGTGGCAGGACCAGCCCGCCCACCCGTCCATGACCAACGCCGCTCGGCGACTGGGATTCGACCTCACCGCGCACCGCGCGCAGCAGATCACCCTGGACATGCTGGACTGGGCCGACGAAGTCCTGGCGATGGACGCCGCCGTCCTCGAAACGCTCCGTGCGATCAGCGGTGAGCACAACGCCCACAAGCTCGGGCTCTACCTCCGTGACCGCGATGTCCCCGACCCGATGGGCCAGGGCGAGGCAGTGTTCAACGACTGCGCCGTGCTCATCGAGGCGGGCACCGCGCTCCACACCGGCGGACACCGCCGGTAA